A genomic stretch from Azospirillum lipoferum 4B includes:
- the pqqA gene encoding pyrroloquinoline quinone precursor peptide PqqA, translated as MKTWRKPKTTEIAVGTEINAYACAGL; from the coding sequence ATGAAGACCTGGCGCAAACCGAAGACCACCGAGATCGCCGTCGGCACCGAGATCAACGCCTACGCCTGCGCCGGTCTCTAA